In one window of Porites lutea chromosome 8, jaPorLute2.1, whole genome shotgun sequence DNA:
- the LOC140945948 gene encoding allatostatin-A receptor-like produces the protein MQRSTQLLSNPLFINNQSSVTNSTAAAAITASVFVVTPVGFDTKLILFVLFLIVGVSGLVGNILILYFLSKKKSVPFLQSSSFLRNFDLYMKSLALSDILSCSISVPLVSVEVMYDVFQSGWPCRTVRYISVTFTFITINNLIAISVERFLSTRDVPKTFSVTSVRKIVYAAWIAGFLVALAPAATMNGIRYVINGTHYAVVCKPDTSSIPYRVTFASVVLIQYVLPSIALIGSNIILARRVWKIRKRRVDVLQDNAIRARMRSHQIKTTNLLIIITLAFVIPYSLLLYYLAYVVIVKPSLDLQVDFVMRFSSAVLIFSNSAVNFIIYLVQMKDFRVFLKQVVCCKGYGA, from the coding sequence ATGCAGCGTTCTACCCAATTGCTGTCCAACCCTTTGTTCATTAACAATCAGTCCTCTGTTACCAACAGCACAGCAGCTGCAGCGATCACAGCTTCAGTTTTTGTGGTCACCCCAGTCGGTTTCGATACAAAACTTATCCTTTTTGTGCTGTTTTTAATTGTTGGAGTAAGTGGATTGGTGGGCAACATCcttattctttattttctttccaagaaaaagTCAGTTCCTTTTCTTCAGTCTTCCTCTTTCCTCAGGAACTTCGACCTCTACATGAAGAGTTTAGCCCTTTCAGACATACTTTCTTGTTCTATTTCAGTTCCTTTGGTTTCTGTAGAAGTAATGTATGATGTTTTCCAAAGTGGCTGGCCTTGTAGAACAGTTCGATATATCAGTGTTACGTTTACCTttataacaataaataatttaattgcTATAAGCGTAGAGAGGTTTCTTTCAACCCGTGATGTTCCGAAAACGTTTAGTGTTACTTCTGTCCGTAAAATAGTGTATGCTGCGTGGATTGCAGGGTTTCTAGTTGCATTGGCTCCTGCAGCAACAATGAATGGCATAAGATACGTTATCAACGGTACACATTACGCGGTGGTCTGTAAACCCGATACCAGTTCTATACCTTACAGAGTAACTTTTGCAAGCGTTGTACTGATACAGTACGTCTTACCAAGCATTGCTTTGATTGGTAGTAACATCATCTTGGCCAGAAGGGTGtggaaaataaggaaaagaagGGTCGATGTACTGCAAGATAACGCCATTAGGGCGAGAATGAGATCACACCAAATCAAAACAACTAATTTACTTATAATTATCACCTTGGCTTTTGTTATTCCCTATTCTTTACTACTTTACTACTTAGCCTATGTAGTGATAGTCAAGCCTTCACTTGATTTGCAGGTCGATTTTGTTATGAGATTTTCTAGTGCAGTGCTTATCTTTTCTAACAGCGCTGTAAACTTCATCATATATCTGGTTCAGATGAAGGATTTCCGTGTATTTTTGAAGCAAGTTGTATGCTGCAAGGGTTACGGTGCTTAG